Below is a window of Coriobacteriia bacterium DNA.
GTGGGAGTCGACCTGCACGTGCAGCGTGCCGTCGCGGAAGCGGCCGCCCAGCGTGCGCGAGGCCACCTGCTCTCCGGCCACTTCCGCCCACGCCGTCAGTACGCGCGAGGCATCCAGCGCCCTCGGGTCCGCCGCCGCCGCCAGGAAGCGCGACACGGCGCCGCCCATCCTCGTCGGCTCGCTCAACGGTCCTCCCCGGCGGGGGACATCGTCACGATGCGGGCTCCGTCCATCAACCGCGGCGGGAAGGAGTCGAGCGTCGTGGCGGTGACCAGCGTCTGGAGTCCCTCCCCCACGTGCCTGGTGAGCGCTCCCCTACGGCGCTCGTCCAGCTCCGACATCACGTCGTCGAGCAGGAGCACCGGTCTTCGCCCCGTCACCTGTCTGACTACCCTCAGCTCCGCGATCTTCCACGACAGCGCGACGGTCCGCTGCTGCCCCTGGGACGCCTGCGCGCGGGCGTCCCGTCCGGCCACTTCGAGGACCACGTCGTCCCTGTGAGGCCCGACGAGCGTCGTCCTCCGGCGGATCTCGTCGCCTCGGCGGATCTCGAAGCGCTCCCGCATCGCCTCCTCGACCTCCTCGGCCGCGGGGTCCGCCTCCCACCTCCGCGCTCCTATCCCGTACGCGTCCTCGTAGCTCACGTGCAGCCGCTCGCCCCCGGACACCTCCCCGTACACGCGCTCGGCCTCGGCTGATATCCGCCGCAGCAACGCTGTGCGGTGCAGCGCGAGCCTCGAGCCTGTCCTGGAGAGCTGCTCGGTCCACGGCTCCAGTTCGCCGGCGCCGGCGACACCGTCCTTCAGTAACGCGTTGCGCTGCCGAAGCGCCCGTCCGTACTCCCTGCGCAGCGCTCCGTACGCGGCGGCCAGTCCCTCCCCCACCTCGTCTATCGCGTCGCGCCGGACCTCCGCCGGTCCCTTCACGAGCGCCAGGTCGTCCGGCGTGAACGCCACGGCCGGCAGCCGCCCGGCCAGCTCGCTGCGCCGCCTGACGGGCTTCCCGTTCACGCGGTATCGGCGCGACCCGTCCTCGGCGGTCATCTCCACCTCCAGCCGGGAGCCCTCGGGTGAGGACGCCTCGCTGCGCACCGTCGCGCGCCGTGCTCCCCGGCGTATGAGGTCCTCGGGGCGAGCCCGCCGGAACGACGAGCCCGCCGTCGTGAGGTACACGGCCTCGAGCAGATTCGTCTTACCGGAGGCGTTCGGCCCCACTATGATCGTGAGGGCCTCTCCGGGTTGGAGTTCGAACCGGCCGTAGCTTCGGAAATCGGTGAGCTCGACTCGCGAGAGCCTCAGGTCGCGCCCTCCGTTCACCCGAGGCGCACGGGCATGAGCAGGTACAGGAACCCCGGGTCGTCCGGGGTTCGCAGCACCCCTGGCTTCAGCGGGCTCACGATCTCCACGTCCATCGACTCACCCTCCGAGGAGGTGATGCCGTCGGCGAGGAACGCGTGGTTGAACGCGATCTCCACGTCCTCCCCCTCGGCTTCCACCATCAGGTCCTCTGTGGCCTCTCCCACGTCCTGCGTCGTGGCCGACAGCGTGAGTGTCTTGTCCCCCGCCGCGACCCTCGCCCTCAGCGGCGTGTTGTGCTGCGCCAGCAGCGACACCCTTCGGACCGCTTCGAGCAGCTCCTCCCGAGGCAGCGTCACCTTCGTGTGCGGATCCTTCGGGATGAGCTGCCGGTAGTTCGGGAACGCCCCTTCGATCCGCCTCGACACGAACGTGATGTCGCCGAACTCGAAGACGAGCTGGTTCTCCGAAACGCCCATCGTCACCTTGTCGAAGGCCGACGAGGACCGGACGACCTCTTCGAGGGCCTTGCCCGGCACCACGACCTCGACCTCTCCGCCCGCGTTCTCGAGGGGGACCTCGCTCACCGCCAGGCGGTACGAGTCCGTCGCCACCAGTCTCAGCGACGTGCCTTCCACGACGGTCAGCACGCCGGTCAGTATCGGTCTGGTCTCATCCCTGCTCACCGCCCGGGACACCTGCTTCGCGGCCCTGGACAGGACGTCGATCGCCAGCTCCACCTTGCTCTCCGGCGACACCTCCGGGAAGCGCGGGAAGTCCTGGCCGGGCAGCGTCTTCAGTGAGAAGGCGGCCGTGCCGCTCGTCACCGAGATCCTGTCCCCTTCACTCGCTACGGTCACCGCCGCTTCCGGAAGGCTTCTCACGATGTCGGTGAGCATCTTGCCCGGGGCTACGGTCTTGCCGTCCTGGTCCACCTTGGCTTCGACCGAGGCCTTGATGGAGATCTCGAGGTCGGTCGCCTGCATGACGATGCGGCTGTGCTCGGCTGAGAGCAGCACGCCGGAGAGGATCGGGAGGGTGGAGCGGGACGACAAGGCCCTGCCCACCACGCTGAGCGTGTCGAGCAGCTCACCTCTTGCCAGGGTGATCCTCATTACTGCTTCCTCTCTTTCCAGATCAACGACAGTCGTAGTAACAGTGCTGTGGATAGTGTGGACGGGGCCTGTGACGGCAGTACCGGGTCGGCGTCTCCACTGTGGACGACCGTGTTGAGGAACGTGGGCGTTGTCCACACCGTCGCCGTCTCTCCGGGTCTATCAACAAGACAGGCCGCCGTGTCCACAACGGCGCCGGCGCTTGTCCACCTACTCTTCAACAAGTCCGTCCCTCAGCTCTTCTGCCGGATGACGTTGGTGAGCGTCTGTATCTGGTCGTACACCTCGCGCTTCTCCTTGATCGTGGATTGGATCCGCTTGGTGGCGTGCATGACCGTCGTGTGGTCGCGACCTCCGAACTCGGCGCCGATCCTCGGCAGCGAGAGGTCGGTGAGTTCGCGTGAGAGGTACATGGCTATCTGGCGGGGGTAGACGATCACCTGAGAGCGCTTGTTACCGATGAGCTCGTTGCGATTGATGCCGTAGAACTTGCAGACTTCCTGCTGGATCGTCGAGACCGAGATCGGACGTGACGAGCGCTCGGGGAAGATGTCCTTGAGCACGTTGCGCGAGAGCTCCGGGTCGATAGGGTGTCTGGTGAGCGAGGAGAAGGCGACGATGCGGATCAGGGCGCCCTCCAGCTCCCGTATGTTGCTCGAGATCCGGCCGGCGACGAACTCGAGGACGTCGTCGGGGACGACGAGGTGCTCCTGCTCGACCTTGCGCTTCAGGATGGCGATCCGGGTCTCGAGCTCGGGAGGCTGGATGTCGGTGATGAGCCCCATCTCGAAGCGCGTGCGCAGCCGGTCCTCCAGGGTGGCGATGTCCTTGGGCGGCCTGTCCGAGGACAGCAC
It encodes the following:
- a CDS encoding DNA replication/repair protein RecF — encoded protein: MNGGRDLRLSRVELTDFRSYGRFELQPGEALTIIVGPNASGKTNLLEAVYLTTAGSSFRRARPEDLIRRGARRATVRSEASSPEGSRLEVEMTAEDGSRRYRVNGKPVRRRSELAGRLPAVAFTPDDLALVKGPAEVRRDAIDEVGEGLAAAYGALRREYGRALRQRNALLKDGVAGAGELEPWTEQLSRTGSRLALHRTALLRRISAEAERVYGEVSGGERLHVSYEDAYGIGARRWEADPAAEEVEEAMRERFEIRRGDEIRRRTTLVGPHRDDVVLEVAGRDARAQASQGQQRTVALSWKIAELRVVRQVTGRRPVLLLDDVMSELDERRRGALTRHVGEGLQTLVTATTLDSFPPRLMDGARIVTMSPAGEDR
- the dnaN gene encoding DNA polymerase III subunit beta, which encodes MRITLARGELLDTLSVVGRALSSRSTLPILSGVLLSAEHSRIVMQATDLEISIKASVEAKVDQDGKTVAPGKMLTDIVRSLPEAAVTVASEGDRISVTSGTAAFSLKTLPGQDFPRFPEVSPESKVELAIDVLSRAAKQVSRAVSRDETRPILTGVLTVVEGTSLRLVATDSYRLAVSEVPLENAGGEVEVVVPGKALEEVVRSSSAFDKVTMGVSENQLVFEFGDITFVSRRIEGAFPNYRQLIPKDPHTKVTLPREELLEAVRRVSLLAQHNTPLRARVAAGDKTLTLSATTQDVGEATEDLMVEAEGEDVEIAFNHAFLADGITSSEGESMDVEIVSPLKPGVLRTPDDPGFLYLLMPVRLG